One window of Stenotrophomonas indicatrix genomic DNA carries:
- a CDS encoding YggS family pyridoxal phosphate-dependent enzyme: protein MSLAPADWPVAQSVEQIAANLVTVRQRIASACARAGRDPASVRLLPVSKTVDEARIRMAVAAGCHELGENKVQEAQRKAEAMADLGVHWSVIGHLQTNKARYVARFASEFQALDSLRVAEALQQRLLLEDRTLDVFVQVNTSAEPSKYGLEPAAVADFVHQLPAFDRLRVRGLMTLAIFTADVERVRACFVRLRELRDQLQQTAPAGIDLSQLSMGMSGDFEVAIEEGATVVRVGQAIFGARSTPDSFYWPTPGAPA, encoded by the coding sequence ATGTCCCTCGCCCCCGCCGACTGGCCCGTCGCCCAGTCCGTCGAACAGATCGCCGCCAACCTGGTCACCGTACGCCAGCGCATCGCCAGCGCCTGCGCCCGCGCCGGTCGTGATCCGGCCAGCGTGCGCCTGCTGCCGGTCAGCAAGACCGTCGATGAAGCGCGCATCCGCATGGCCGTCGCCGCCGGCTGCCACGAACTGGGTGAGAACAAGGTGCAGGAGGCACAACGCAAGGCCGAGGCCATGGCCGACCTTGGCGTGCACTGGTCGGTCATCGGCCACCTGCAGACCAACAAGGCCCGGTACGTCGCACGCTTCGCCAGCGAGTTCCAGGCGCTGGACAGCCTGCGCGTGGCCGAGGCGCTGCAGCAGCGACTGCTGCTGGAGGACCGCACGCTGGATGTGTTCGTACAGGTCAACACCTCGGCCGAGCCCAGCAAATACGGCCTGGAACCGGCTGCGGTGGCCGACTTCGTGCATCAGCTGCCCGCCTTCGACCGCCTGCGCGTGCGCGGCCTGATGACCCTGGCCATCTTCACTGCGGACGTGGAGCGTGTACGCGCCTGCTTCGTGCGCCTGCGCGAGCTGCGCGACCAGTTGCAGCAGACGGCACCGGCTGGCATCGACCTGTCGCAGCTGTCGATGGGCATGTCCGGTGATTTTGAAGTCGCCATCGAGGAAGGCGCCACTGTCGTCCGTGTCGGCCAGGCGATCTTCGGTGCACGCTCCACGCCCGACAGCTTCTACTGGCCCACCCCGGGAGCACCGGCATGA
- a CDS encoding RNA polymerase sigma factor — translation MPTPVESTDVAQLCAAHYRPLHAHVRRKLPQRSDADDVVQETWLRVVKVAASGLLSNGRAYLYRVAHNLIADHYRLIQRRREEALDDAQLQAIADPAPLPEQCLLDAEQLRHLDAIIAALPPRSREVFLLARVEQLSLADIGRQLGISRQTAHGHLLRALVALQQVPTA, via the coding sequence GTGCCCACGCCTGTCGAATCGACGGATGTCGCGCAGCTGTGCGCCGCCCATTACCGGCCGCTGCACGCCCACGTCCGTCGCAAACTCCCACAACGCAGTGACGCCGATGATGTCGTCCAGGAAACCTGGCTGCGTGTCGTCAAAGTCGCCGCCAGCGGCCTGCTCAGCAATGGCCGCGCCTATCTGTACCGCGTTGCCCATAACCTGATCGCCGACCACTATCGCCTGATCCAGCGGCGTCGCGAAGAGGCCTTGGACGACGCGCAGCTGCAGGCCATCGCCGATCCCGCCCCGTTGCCCGAGCAATGCCTGCTCGATGCCGAACAGCTGCGTCACCTCGATGCGATCATCGCCGCCCTGCCGCCGCGCTCGCGCGAGGTGTTCCTGCTGGCGCGCGTCGAACAACTCAGCCTGGCCGACATCGGCCGCCAGCTCGGCATCAGCCGGCAGACCGCGCATGGCCATCTGCTGCGCGCGCTGGTGGCCCTGCAGCAGGTGCCTACCGCATGA
- a CDS encoding glutamine amidotransferase, with product MKRAVALQHVAFEDLGILQPLLLAQGWQVQVLQAGVDALDTAEDADLLVVLGGPISVNDEAAYPYLAVSIALLQRRLQQQRPTLGICLGAQLMARALHAGVAPTGGKEIGFAPLLLTDDGQRSPLQALQGIPVLHWHGEAFELPVGARRLASTPACRHQAFAIGHHALALQCHPELDARQFERWLIGHALELAEAGIDPVDLRTQARRYGGPLAAAATAMFHQWLHELPETRPCTTA from the coding sequence ATGAAGCGCGCCGTTGCCCTGCAGCACGTAGCCTTTGAGGACCTCGGCATCCTGCAGCCGCTGCTGTTGGCGCAAGGATGGCAGGTGCAGGTCCTGCAGGCAGGCGTGGATGCACTCGATACCGCTGAAGATGCCGATCTGCTGGTAGTGCTGGGGGGGCCGATCAGCGTCAACGATGAGGCGGCCTATCCGTACCTCGCCGTCAGCATCGCGTTGCTGCAGCGTCGGTTGCAACAGCAGCGGCCGACGCTCGGCATCTGTCTCGGCGCCCAGTTGATGGCGCGCGCACTGCACGCTGGCGTCGCCCCCACCGGTGGCAAGGAAATTGGTTTCGCACCGCTGCTGCTCACCGATGATGGCCAGCGCTCGCCGTTGCAGGCATTGCAGGGCATCCCGGTGCTGCACTGGCATGGCGAAGCCTTCGAACTGCCGGTGGGCGCACGCCGCCTCGCCAGTACGCCCGCCTGTCGCCACCAGGCCTTCGCCATCGGCCACCACGCCCTCGCCCTGCAATGCCATCCCGAGCTGGACGCGCGCCAGTTCGAGCGCTGGCTGATCGGCCACGCGCTGGAACTGGCCGAGGCCGGCATCGATCCCGTCGACCTGCGCACGCAGGCCCGGCGCTATGGCGGGCCTCTCGCCGCCGCGGCGACCGCGATGTTCCATCAGTGGCTGCACGAACTTCCGGAGACCCGCCCATGCACTACCGCCTGA
- a CDS encoding DNA polymerase Y family protein has product MHWACLLLPQLALDSMLRLQPDPQRPLVLLQGPAQRRVLRAVSPAARAAGLRPGMLLSAAQVLVQDLQLHDYDPSVEQHTRQFLASWLYATSSLVSLDFPHALVLEIGASRALFGDWLTIEQRLRHGLHELGFRHRLVAAPNPHAARVLANVHDGLGIDAQQLPAALAQLPLARSGLPVDAVTVLARSGLRTLGAAFDLPRESLARRFAPGVLQQLDAVRGLGNAPLRYYQPPDRFDARIEFEYEIESSQALLFPLRRLLLDLAAFLCSRDGGVQRFDLHFEHDMLPASVLTIGLLAPERDAALLFEIARNRMEAFVLPAGSRALRLQAEQLPPFVPAARDLFDTRPAQAMPWTQLRERLRARLGDDAVQPLAVQADHRPERASGTQPPTKPPAWWPLRPGWLLDTPQPLRDPRLRIVAGPERIESGWWDQADARRDYYVVETAQGQRGWAFRTRNDPHAPWMLHGWFG; this is encoded by the coding sequence ATGCACTGGGCCTGCCTGTTGTTGCCGCAGCTGGCGCTGGACAGCATGCTGCGCCTGCAGCCCGATCCGCAGCGGCCGCTGGTGCTGCTGCAGGGGCCGGCGCAGCGTCGTGTGCTGCGTGCGGTCAGCCCGGCCGCGCGGGCAGCGGGATTGCGCCCGGGCATGCTGCTGTCGGCTGCGCAGGTACTGGTGCAGGACCTGCAGCTGCACGACTACGATCCCAGCGTCGAACAGCACACCCGGCAGTTTCTGGCCAGCTGGCTGTATGCCACCAGCTCGCTGGTCAGCCTTGATTTTCCGCATGCGCTGGTGCTGGAGATCGGTGCCAGCCGTGCCCTGTTCGGTGATTGGCTGACGATCGAACAACGCCTGCGCCACGGCCTGCACGAACTGGGCTTCCGCCATCGCCTGGTCGCCGCCCCCAACCCGCATGCCGCGCGCGTGCTGGCCAATGTGCACGATGGTCTCGGCATCGATGCTCAGCAACTGCCCGCCGCACTGGCGCAGCTGCCACTGGCGCGTAGTGGCCTGCCCGTTGATGCGGTGACCGTGCTGGCACGCTCCGGCCTGCGCACGCTGGGCGCGGCCTTCGACCTGCCACGTGAAAGCCTGGCCCGTCGCTTCGCCCCCGGGGTGCTGCAGCAGCTGGATGCCGTGCGCGGCCTGGGCAACGCGCCGTTGCGCTATTACCAGCCGCCGGACCGGTTCGATGCGCGCATCGAATTCGAATACGAGATCGAATCCAGCCAGGCCCTGCTGTTCCCGCTGCGGCGCCTGCTGCTGGACCTGGCCGCGTTCCTGTGTTCGCGCGATGGCGGCGTGCAGCGTTTCGACCTGCATTTCGAGCACGACATGCTTCCGGCCAGCGTGCTGACCATCGGCCTGCTCGCCCCCGAACGCGATGCGGCGCTGCTGTTCGAGATCGCGCGCAACCGCATGGAAGCCTTCGTCCTGCCCGCCGGCAGCCGTGCGCTGCGCCTGCAGGCCGAGCAGCTGCCGCCGTTCGTACCGGCCGCGCGTGATCTGTTCGATACGCGCCCAGCGCAGGCGATGCCATGGACCCAGCTGCGAGAGCGACTGCGTGCCCGCCTTGGCGATGACGCCGTGCAGCCACTGGCCGTGCAGGCCGACCACCGCCCCGAACGTGCCAGCGGCACCCAACCGCCGACCAAGCCACCTGCCTGGTGGCCGCTACGCCCCGGCTGGCTGCTGGATACGCCGCAGCCGCTGCGCGATCCGCGCCTGCGTATCGTCGCCGGGCCGGAGCGGATCGAATCGGGCTGGTGGGACCAGGCCGACGCACGCCGCGACTATTACGTGGTGGAAACCGCGCAGGGCCAACGCGGCTGGGCCTTCCGCACGCGCAATGATCCGCATGCACCGTGGATGCTGCACGGCTGGTTCGGTTGA
- a CDS encoding error-prone DNA polymerase, with protein sequence MHTDLPGYAELHCLSAFSFQRGASIAEELFARAAGQGYRALAITDECSLAGIVRAWQAAKTHGVALIVGAEFQVEDGPKLALLCTDQTAYAGLCQLITTCRRRAAKGEYRCLREDLHGLPEGLLCLWLDRQPAATELELLHRCFPQRLWLAVELHHEHDDTRRLQQLQAFGERHQLPLVASGDVHMHVRRRRALQDTLTAIRHRCSVAEAGWRLFANGERHLRPRTALAQLYPPELLAETLRIAERCHFTLDQLKYTYPRELVPEGHDPDSWLRALVEKNIPWRWPKGIEPAQREQIEHELDLIAKKQYASYFLTVQDIVGFARSKDILCQGRGSAANSAVCFVLGVTEIDPARSNLLFERFISAERDEPPDIDIDFEHERREEVLQYVFNRYGRERAALTAVAISYRGRSAIRDVARALGLPMDQVNELGAAMDHWGGNIPLPETLRERGFDPETPLMRRLLALTAELIDFPRHLSQHPGGFVISEHPLSTLVPVENAAMADRTVIQWDKDDLDATGLMKVDCLALGMLTAIRKCLAMLQQHGLHAGRMDAIPSKDARTYDMICAADTIGVFQIESRAQMAMLPRMQPRNFYDLVIEVAIVRPGPIQGDMVHPYLERRRILREQGPDALNDPDNPLYPARLERVFARTLGVPLFQEQVMQLAVDAAGYTAGEADALRRSMAAWKRRGGLEPHREKLLTGMLKNGFSLEYGEHLFEQIKGFGDYGFPESHAASFALLTYASCWLKCHHPAAFAASLINSQPLGFYSPDQLLQDARRHGITVLPVDVRHSDWDCTLDFSKGAAAIRLGLRLVDGCSEPAAQAIMRERARRPFDDVGDLCQRAALDRRQQGLLADAGALRGLSGHRHRARWDISGVENRLPLFDQARATAEARVALPLPSAWEDMQADYRSTGTTLGRHPMSFLRAQLRTRGCLDAAQLASHGHGRRVRIAGLVRMRQRPQTASGVTFLTLEDETGMVNAVVWRHLADRQHRILVDTQLMQIDGRLERVDGVQHVIVQRMHCLDQLLQGLRSHSRDFH encoded by the coding sequence ATGCACACCGACCTGCCCGGGTACGCCGAGCTGCATTGCCTGTCGGCCTTCAGTTTCCAGCGTGGCGCCTCCATCGCCGAGGAACTGTTCGCACGCGCCGCCGGCCAAGGCTATCGCGCGTTGGCGATCACCGACGAGTGCTCGTTGGCCGGCATCGTGCGCGCCTGGCAGGCGGCGAAGACACACGGCGTGGCGCTGATCGTCGGCGCCGAATTCCAGGTTGAAGACGGGCCGAAGCTGGCCCTGCTGTGCACCGACCAGACAGCCTATGCGGGGCTGTGCCAACTAATCACGACCTGCCGGCGACGGGCGGCCAAGGGCGAATACCGCTGCCTGCGCGAGGACCTGCATGGACTCCCCGAGGGGCTGCTGTGCCTGTGGCTGGACCGGCAACCGGCGGCCACCGAACTGGAACTGCTGCACCGTTGTTTTCCACAGCGCCTGTGGCTGGCGGTGGAGCTGCACCACGAACATGACGACACGCGCCGGCTGCAACAGTTGCAGGCCTTCGGCGAACGCCACCAGTTGCCACTGGTCGCCAGTGGCGACGTGCACATGCACGTGCGCCGGCGCCGCGCCCTGCAGGACACGCTGACTGCGATCCGCCACCGCTGCAGCGTGGCCGAGGCCGGCTGGCGGCTGTTTGCCAACGGCGAGCGCCATCTACGCCCACGCACCGCACTGGCCCAGCTGTATCCGCCCGAACTGCTGGCTGAAACCCTGCGCATCGCCGAACGCTGCCACTTCACCCTGGACCAGCTGAAATACACCTACCCGCGCGAACTGGTGCCCGAGGGCCACGACCCGGACAGCTGGCTGCGCGCCTTGGTCGAGAAAAATATTCCCTGGCGTTGGCCAAAGGGCATCGAGCCCGCGCAACGTGAGCAGATCGAACACGAGCTGGACCTGATCGCGAAGAAACAGTACGCGTCCTACTTCCTCACCGTGCAGGACATCGTAGGTTTCGCGCGCAGCAAGGACATTCTGTGTCAGGGGCGCGGTTCGGCAGCCAACTCGGCGGTGTGTTTCGTACTGGGCGTGACCGAGATCGACCCGGCGCGCAGCAACCTGCTGTTCGAGCGTTTCATCTCCGCCGAGCGTGATGAACCACCGGACATCGACATCGACTTCGAGCACGAGCGCCGCGAGGAAGTGCTGCAGTACGTGTTCAACCGCTATGGCCGTGAGCGTGCCGCGTTGACTGCGGTGGCGATCAGCTACCGTGGCCGCAGCGCTATCCGCGATGTCGCCCGTGCGCTGGGCCTACCGATGGACCAGGTCAACGAGCTGGGCGCGGCGATGGATCATTGGGGCGGCAACATCCCGCTGCCGGAGACCCTGCGCGAGCGCGGTTTTGATCCGGAAACACCGTTGATGCGACGGCTGCTGGCATTGACCGCCGAGCTGATCGATTTTCCGCGCCACCTGTCGCAGCATCCGGGTGGCTTCGTGATTTCCGAACACCCGCTGTCGACGTTGGTGCCGGTGGAGAACGCGGCGATGGCCGACCGCACCGTCATCCAGTGGGACAAGGACGACCTGGACGCCACCGGCCTGATGAAGGTCGACTGCCTGGCACTGGGCATGCTCACCGCCATCCGCAAATGCCTGGCGATGCTGCAGCAGCATGGCCTGCATGCAGGGCGGATGGATGCCATTCCCTCCAAAGATGCCAGAACCTACGACATGATCTGCGCCGCCGACACCATCGGCGTGTTCCAGATCGAATCGCGCGCGCAGATGGCGATGCTGCCACGCATGCAGCCGCGCAATTTCTATGACCTGGTGATCGAGGTGGCGATCGTGCGCCCCGGCCCGATCCAGGGCGACATGGTCCACCCCTACCTGGAGCGCCGGCGGATCCTGCGCGAACAGGGCCCGGATGCGTTGAACGACCCGGACAACCCGCTGTATCCAGCGCGACTGGAACGCGTGTTCGCGCGCACTCTGGGCGTGCCCTTGTTCCAGGAGCAGGTGATGCAGCTGGCGGTGGATGCAGCTGGCTACACTGCAGGCGAAGCCGATGCCCTGCGCCGCTCGATGGCCGCCTGGAAGCGTCGTGGCGGCCTGGAGCCCCATCGCGAAAAGCTTCTGACCGGCATGCTGAAAAATGGTTTCAGCCTGGAATACGGCGAGCACCTGTTCGAGCAGATCAAGGGTTTCGGCGATTACGGATTTCCCGAAAGCCACGCCGCCAGCTTCGCCCTGCTCACCTATGCCAGTTGCTGGCTGAAGTGCCATCATCCGGCCGCGTTCGCCGCCAGCCTGATCAACAGCCAACCGCTGGGCTTCTACAGCCCCGACCAGCTGCTGCAGGATGCGCGCCGGCATGGCATCACCGTACTGCCGGTGGACGTGCGCCACAGTGATTGGGACTGCACGCTGGACTTCAGCAAAGGCGCGGCGGCAATTCGCCTCGGCCTGCGCCTGGTCGATGGCTGCAGCGAACCGGCCGCGCAGGCCATCATGCGCGAACGCGCGCGGCGTCCGTTCGACGATGTCGGCGACCTCTGCCAACGCGCCGCACTGGATCGCCGCCAGCAGGGCCTGCTCGCCGATGCCGGCGCCCTGCGCGGCCTCAGCGGCCATCGCCACCGTGCACGCTGGGATATTTCCGGCGTGGAGAACCGCCTGCCGTTGTTCGACCAGGCCCGCGCCACCGCCGAAGCACGCGTGGCCCTGCCCCTGCCCAGCGCCTGGGAAGACATGCAGGCCGATTACCGCAGCACCGGCACCACCCTCGGCCGCCATCCGATGTCATTCCTGCGCGCGCAGCTGCGAACCCGCGGTTGCCTGGATGCCGCGCAGCTGGCCAGCCACGGCCATGGCCGGCGCGTACGCATCGCCGGCCTGGTACGCATGCGCCAGCGCCCGCAGACCGCCAGCGGCGTCACCTTCCTTACCCTGGAAGATGAAACCGGCATGGTCAACGCCGTGGTCTGGCGACATCTGGCCGACCGCCAGCACCGCATCCTGGTAGACACGCAGCTGATGCAGATCGATGGCCGACTGGAACGCGTGGATGGCGTGCAGCATGTGATCGTGCAGCGCATGCATTGCCTGGACCAACTGCTGCAGGGACTGCGCAGCCACAGCCGCGACTTCCATTGA
- the imuA gene encoding translesion DNA synthesis-associated protein ImuA: protein MGAVVALDRLLDGRQVWRGPARQGQASDHLASGHPALDARLPGGGWPASGLCEVLQAAPGVGELALVWPALAKLSQHDRPIVLVAPPHRLHAPAWAAAGLDLAQLQIIHAAPKQALWAAEQCLRSAACAAVLCWPQQADDRALRRLQVAADSGQCLGFVFRELRAARNPSPASLRLQLDHGQVRVLKCRGGLPPAQPLPLAITH, encoded by the coding sequence ATGGGCGCCGTCGTCGCCCTCGACCGCCTGCTGGATGGCCGCCAGGTCTGGCGCGGGCCGGCACGCCAGGGGCAGGCCAGCGACCATCTGGCCAGCGGCCACCCGGCGCTGGACGCGCGCCTGCCCGGCGGTGGCTGGCCAGCCAGCGGGCTGTGCGAAGTGCTGCAGGCCGCGCCCGGGGTCGGCGAACTGGCCCTGGTCTGGCCGGCGCTGGCAAAACTGAGCCAGCATGATCGGCCGATCGTGCTGGTCGCCCCGCCCCACCGCCTGCATGCCCCGGCATGGGCCGCCGCCGGGCTCGACCTGGCCCAGCTGCAGATCATCCACGCCGCACCGAAGCAGGCGCTGTGGGCGGCCGAGCAGTGCCTGCGCTCTGCTGCCTGCGCCGCCGTGCTGTGTTGGCCGCAACAGGCCGACGATCGCGCCCTGCGTCGCCTGCAGGTTGCTGCCGACAGCGGCCAGTGCCTGGGTTTCGTGTTCCGCGAGCTCCGCGCCGCCCGCAACCCCTCCCCGGCCAGCCTGCGCCTGCAGCTCGACCACGGCCAGGTGCGGGTGTTGAAGTGCCGCGGCGGGTTGCCACCGGCGCAGCCGTTGCCGCTGGCCATCACCCACTGA
- a CDS encoding sterol desaturase family protein → MLRLYAPLFLLGFVAAAIAWVGHSHGDPLWLLALLAVAIAVSFAAERLWPYDRAFNHDQGDRLRDVLHALVNESLNLLSIATVPLLAAIVPWHVWPMQWPFALQVLVAIIAADLGITLVHYASHRIGWLWRLHAVHHSVTRMYGFNGLMKHPLHQAAEAVGGVLPLLLLGMPMPVAAVLAFAIAIQLLLQHSNVDMRPGVLGRVMAWAPLHRFHHIRYGTAGDVNFGLFLTVWDHLLGTAFDAPCYRLRQRDLGIGSQPGYPQAYSAQLLAPFRELPHGDVPELPEGLRRRG, encoded by the coding sequence ATGCTCCGCCTGTATGCCCCGTTGTTCCTGCTGGGTTTTGTTGCCGCTGCCATCGCCTGGGTCGGCCACTCCCACGGTGACCCGTTGTGGCTGCTTGCCTTGCTGGCTGTCGCCATCGCGGTGTCGTTCGCTGCCGAACGGCTGTGGCCGTACGATCGGGCGTTCAACCACGACCAGGGTGACCGCCTGCGCGACGTCCTGCATGCGCTGGTCAATGAAAGCCTGAACCTGCTGTCGATCGCCACGGTGCCGCTGCTGGCGGCGATCGTGCCCTGGCACGTCTGGCCGATGCAGTGGCCATTCGCGCTGCAGGTGCTGGTGGCGATCATCGCGGCTGACCTTGGCATCACCCTGGTGCACTACGCCAGCCATCGCATCGGCTGGTTGTGGCGGCTGCATGCGGTGCATCACAGCGTGACCCGCATGTATGGCTTCAATGGTTTGATGAAACACCCACTGCACCAGGCCGCCGAAGCGGTGGGCGGCGTACTGCCGCTGCTGCTGTTGGGCATGCCGATGCCGGTGGCCGCAGTGCTGGCGTTTGCCATTGCGATCCAGTTGTTGCTGCAGCATTCCAACGTGGACATGCGCCCGGGTGTGCTGGGCAGGGTGATGGCATGGGCGCCGCTGCATCGCTTCCACCACATCCGCTATGGCACTGCGGGCGACGTCAATTTCGGCTTGTTCCTGACCGTGTGGGACCACCTGCTGGGGACGGCGTTCGATGCGCCGTGCTATCGGTTGCGGCAGCGTGATCTGGGCATTGGCAGCCAGCCGGGCTATCCGCAGGCGTATTCCGCACAACTGCTGGCGCCCTTCCGCGAGCTGCCGCATGGCGATGTGCCGGAGCTGCCGGAGGGGCTGCGCAGGCGCGGTTGA
- the ptsJ gene encoding transcriptional regulator PtsJ — MKITGSSAEAIFDSIREGIGSGHLAAGSVLPPVRDLADQLEVNRNTVAAAYKRLDAAGLASTAGRRGTVVRGLPATMAREGSAPGLALHDLAGGNPDPRCLPSLRVAATTSRLYGVETVDPRMQRLAQASLDADCPPGYALELTHGAVDGIERLLSAWLLPGDRIAVEDPCFLGSLNVLGAAGHAPLPVAVDAHGMQVESLRQALDAGARAVLLTPRAHNPTGASLDAKRARALRQLLAGYPQVAVLIDDHYVLLSQQAYHSVLPMDGRRWALLRSLSKALGPDLRVAWLACDGQTAARLRLRLAAGTGWVSHLLQDAVSAVLESAQQRAKVAAAGERYQQRLQGLQALLQARGLPTPVPMEGLNLWLPLPADSTPQVLALAARGWHVRGGEVFAVAAPAHGLRITCAALGPAQQRRLADDLAAVMR; from the coding sequence ATGAAAATCACCGGGAGCAGCGCCGAAGCGATCTTCGACAGCATCCGCGAGGGCATCGGTAGTGGCCATCTGGCGGCGGGCAGCGTGCTGCCGCCGGTGCGGGATCTGGCCGATCAGCTGGAGGTCAACCGCAATACCGTGGCCGCCGCCTACAAGCGGCTGGACGCGGCGGGCCTGGCCAGTACGGCAGGGCGTCGCGGCACCGTGGTGCGCGGCCTGCCAGCGACGATGGCGCGCGAGGGCAGTGCGCCGGGACTGGCCCTGCATGATCTGGCCGGCGGTAATCCGGATCCGCGCTGCCTGCCCAGCCTGCGCGTAGCTGCGACGACCTCGCGCCTGTATGGGGTGGAGACGGTAGATCCACGCATGCAACGCCTGGCACAGGCCTCGCTGGATGCCGATTGCCCGCCGGGCTATGCGCTGGAACTGACCCATGGCGCGGTCGATGGCATCGAGCGTCTGTTGTCGGCGTGGCTGCTGCCGGGGGACCGCATCGCAGTGGAGGATCCCTGTTTCCTGGGCAGCCTCAACGTACTCGGTGCGGCCGGGCATGCGCCGTTGCCGGTGGCGGTGGATGCGCACGGCATGCAGGTGGAATCACTGCGGCAGGCGTTGGATGCCGGCGCACGTGCGGTGCTGCTGACCCCACGCGCACACAATCCCACCGGTGCCAGCCTGGATGCGAAGCGTGCGCGTGCGCTTCGCCAATTGCTGGCCGGCTATCCGCAGGTGGCGGTGCTGATCGACGATCACTACGTGCTGCTCTCGCAACAGGCCTATCACTCGGTGTTGCCGATGGACGGTCGGCGTTGGGCGCTGCTGCGTTCGTTGTCCAAGGCATTGGGCCCGGACCTGCGCGTGGCCTGGTTGGCCTGCGATGGGCAGACCGCGGCGCGCCTGCGCCTGCGCTTGGCGGCGGGCACCGGCTGGGTCAGCCACCTGTTGCAGGATGCGGTCAGTGCGGTATTGGAGTCGGCGCAGCAACGAGCGAAGGTCGCCGCGGCCGGTGAGCGCTACCAGCAGCGGCTGCAGGGTCTGCAGGCGCTGTTGCAGGCGCGCGGGCTGCCGACACCCGTGCCGATGGAAGGCCTGAATCTGTGGTTGCCACTGCCGGCCGACAGCACACCGCAGGTGCTGGCGCTGGCCGCGCGTGGCTGGCATGTGCGTGGAGGTGAAGTCTTTGCCGTGGCTGCACCGGCGCATGGGCTGCGCATCACCTGTGCGGCACTCGGCCCGGCGCAGCAACGGCGATTGGCCGATGACCTGGCGGCGGTGATGCGCTGA
- a CDS encoding FecR domain-containing protein — translation MSQDPIAREAARWWLHAHDEQRDEAAFAQWYEADPRHAAQYQHLLQLWQAGAALPSLQRQQQRRQRRQLREAGIAVLLLCALGLYTRHNALPPEQTLRTASGEIEEVRLQDGSRLQLSPDSELGVRIDANRRALQLRHGQAWFQVAPDRDRPFQVHTPHGTVTALGTAFDIAVSGDASIVTVTEHQVRVDSGTGNSEAAAGQQLRFDGTAPSAALAAAPAQLAWRERRLAWVSAPLADVVQDLDRWHGGRTWIAGDALRRQPVTVLAGADTAARSRDQLAAELHVRVVRIGPNLQVWLPAKASSDAR, via the coding sequence ATGAGCCAGGATCCGATCGCCCGCGAGGCGGCGCGCTGGTGGCTGCATGCGCACGACGAACAGCGCGACGAAGCCGCCTTCGCTCAGTGGTACGAGGCCGATCCGCGCCATGCGGCGCAGTACCAGCACCTGTTGCAGCTATGGCAGGCCGGTGCAGCACTGCCGAGCCTGCAACGGCAACAGCAGCGTCGCCAGCGCCGGCAACTGCGCGAGGCCGGCATCGCCGTGCTGCTGCTGTGTGCGCTCGGCCTCTACACCCGGCACAACGCCCTCCCGCCGGAACAGACACTGCGCACGGCATCAGGCGAAATCGAAGAGGTGCGCCTGCAGGACGGTTCTCGCCTGCAGCTCTCGCCGGACAGCGAACTGGGCGTACGCATCGATGCCAACCGGCGTGCGCTGCAGCTGCGGCACGGCCAGGCCTGGTTCCAGGTCGCACCTGATCGCGACCGTCCGTTCCAGGTGCATACGCCGCACGGTACGGTCACGGCCCTGGGTACTGCCTTCGACATCGCGGTCAGTGGCGATGCCAGCATCGTGACCGTCACCGAACACCAGGTCCGCGTGGACAGTGGCACGGGCAACAGCGAAGCGGCCGCCGGCCAGCAGCTGCGCTTCGACGGCACGGCACCCTCGGCCGCGCTTGCAGCAGCCCCGGCGCAGTTGGCATGGCGCGAACGCCGGCTGGCCTGGGTCTCCGCGCCACTGGCTGATGTCGTCCAGGATCTGGATCGCTGGCACGGCGGCCGCACCTGGATCGCCGGCGACGCACTGCGACGGCAGCCGGTCACGGTGCTGGCCGGCGCGGATACGGCCGCGCGCAGCCGCGACCAGCTGGCCGCCGAGCTGCACGTGCGCGTCGTCCGTATCGGGCCCAACCTGCAGGTGTGGCTGCCGGCGAAGGCATCGTCCGATGCGCGCTGA